A portion of the Scleropages formosus chromosome 13, fSclFor1.1, whole genome shotgun sequence genome contains these proteins:
- the eef1g gene encoding elongation factor 1-gamma, with amino-acid sequence MAAGTLYTYPENWRAFKAQIAAQYSGARLKVASAPPAFTFGQTNRSPAFLGNFPLGKVPAFEADDGFCLFESNAIAYYLSNDVLRGSSPQASAQVLQWVSFADAEIIPPASTWVFPTLGIMQYNKQATEQAKEEVKRALAVLNQHLNTRTFLVGERVTLADISVVCSLLWLFKQVLEPAFRQPFPNMNRWFITCINQPQFKAVLGDVKLCDKMAQFDAKKFAEMQPKRDGAPKKEKASKEGGKQQEKKEKKEKKEEKKAPEPEEDMDETEAALASEPKTKDPFAHLPKSTFVLDEFKRKYSNEDTLTVALPHFWEHFDREGFSIWYGEYRFPEELTQTFMSCNLITGMFQRLDKLRKHAFASVILFGTNNDSSISGIWVFRGQDLAFTLSEDWQVDYESYSWRKLDVDSDECKTMVKEYFAWEGDFKHVGKAFNQGKIFK; translated from the exons TACACGTACCCGGAGAACTGGAGAGCCTTCAAGGCTCAGATCGCAGCCCAGTACAGCGGTGCGCGTCTGAAGGTGGCCAGCGCTCCTCCCGCCTTCACCTTCGGCCAGACCAACCGCAGCCCGGCCTTCCTCGGCAACTTCCCCCTCGGCAAG GTTCCTGCCTTTGAGGCTGACGATGGCTTCTGCCTCTTTGAGAGCAATGCCATCGCTTATTACC TGAGCAACGATGTCTTGCGAGGCTCCAGCCCCCAGGCCAGCGCACAGGTGCTTCAGTGGGTCAGTTTTGCTGATGCAGAGATCATCCCTCCAGCCAGCACGTGGGTCTTCCCCACCCTGGGCATCATGCAATACAACAAGCAG GCCACTGAGCAAGCAAAGGAGGAAGTGAAGCGGGCACTCGCCGTCCTGAACCAACACTTAAACACCCGGACCTTCCTGGTGGGAGAGAGAGTCACCCTGGCTGATATCAGCGTTGTCTGCTCCCTGCTTTGGCTCTTCAAACAG GTCCTGGAACCTGCCTTTCGCCAGCCTTTTCCCAACATGAACCGCTGGTTCATCACCTGCATCAATCAGCCGCAGTTCAAAGCTGTGCTGGGAGACGTAAAGCTTTGTGACAAGATGGCCCAGTTTGATG CAAAGAAGTTTGCAGAGATGCAACCCAAGAGGGATGGTGCTCCCAAGAAGGAGAAGGCCAGCAAGGAAGGTGGCaagcagcaggagaagaaggagaagaaagagaagaaggaggagaagaaggccCCTGAGCCCGAGGAGGATATGGATGAGACCGAGGCTGCCCTGGCTTCCGAACCCAAAACGAAGGACCCCTTCGCTCACCTGCCTAAAAG CACATTTGTTTTGGACGAGTTCAAGCGCAAATACTCCAACGAGGACACGCTGACCGTGGCACTGCCCCACTTCTGGGAGCACTTTGACCGTGAGGGCTTCTCTATCTGGTACGGAGAGTACCGCTTCCCCGAAGAGCTGACCCAGACGTTCATGAGCTGCAATCTGATCACTG GAATGTTCCAGAGGCTGGATAAACTGCGCAAGCACGCCTTTGCCAGCGTCATCCTCTTTGGCACCAACAACGACAGCAGCATTTCTGGCATCTGGGTGTTCAGAGGCCAAGACTTGGCTTTCACA CTCTCGGAGGACTGGCAGGTGGACTACGAGTCGTACAGCTGGCGCAAGCTGGACGTGGACAGTGACGAGTGTAAGACCATGGTGAAGGAGTACTTTGCGTGGGAGGGTGACTTTAAGCATGTGGGCAAGGCCTTCAACCAGGGCAAAATCTTCAAGTAG